One Kitasatospora sp. NBC_01287 DNA window includes the following coding sequences:
- a CDS encoding DUF6777 domain-containing protein — translation MIAVAVGVVVVAVVLAVILVERQPKSSSPTVSASAPSSPGSKVTLVAAAAPGQDPYTTSVAASPSAGPSGGSPGAASGPAPGTITVSAGPGGAQNVSGGTVGLYGGTEQVASCDVAQLSEFLTTHPDKGNAWAGVEGIDIGQIPAYLHTLTPVVLRVDTRVTNHGFAGGAATSYQSVLQAGTAVLVDDRGVPRARCACGNPLLPPTADSASPQYTGDAWSGFSATQVVEVQPAPAPVGSLVLVDQGSGHWFTRPVGGTGAGDRATTAPTGAASGSASASGGRTATATATSTASGTGPATATATGAASSASAATSAASSAASSAPPSSSGPPTGGHSTGTGAATLTSAPPAALSPAANADGSAVRG, via the coding sequence ATGATCGCGGTGGCCGTCGGCGTGGTGGTGGTCGCGGTGGTGCTGGCGGTGATCCTGGTGGAGCGCCAGCCCAAGTCGAGCAGCCCCACCGTGTCGGCGTCGGCACCCTCGTCGCCGGGATCGAAGGTGACCCTGGTGGCGGCGGCCGCTCCCGGGCAGGACCCGTACACCACTTCGGTCGCCGCCTCACCCTCGGCGGGCCCGTCCGGCGGCTCCCCGGGCGCCGCCTCCGGCCCCGCGCCCGGGACCATCACCGTCTCCGCCGGGCCGGGCGGCGCGCAGAACGTGAGCGGTGGCACGGTCGGCCTCTACGGCGGCACCGAGCAGGTCGCCAGCTGCGATGTCGCCCAGCTCTCCGAGTTCCTCACCACCCACCCCGACAAGGGGAACGCCTGGGCCGGCGTCGAGGGCATCGACATCGGACAGATCCCCGCCTACCTGCACACGCTCACCCCGGTCGTGCTGCGGGTCGACACCCGGGTGACCAACCACGGCTTCGCGGGCGGCGCCGCCACCAGCTACCAGTCGGTGCTCCAGGCCGGTACCGCGGTGCTGGTCGACGACCGCGGCGTGCCGCGGGCCCGCTGCGCCTGCGGCAACCCCCTGCTGCCGCCGACGGCCGACAGCGCGTCGCCGCAGTACACCGGTGACGCTTGGTCCGGCTTCAGCGCCACCCAGGTCGTGGAGGTGCAGCCCGCCCCGGCCCCGGTCGGCTCGCTGGTCCTGGTCGACCAGGGCAGCGGCCACTGGTTCACCCGGCCGGTCGGCGGCACCGGAGCCGGTGACCGGGCCACCACCGCGCCGACGGGCGCCGCGAGCGGCTCGGCCTCGGCCTCCGGCGGGCGGACGGCGACGGCGACCGCCACCTCGACGGCCTCCGGCACCGGGCCGGCCACCGCGACGGCCACCGGAGCGGCGAGCTCGGCCTCGGCCGCGACGTCGGCCGCGAGCTCGGCGGCCTCCTCGGCGCCGCCGAGCAGCAGCGGGCCGCCGACCGGCGGCCACTCGACCGGGACGGGGGCCGCCACGCTGACCTCCGCACCGCCCGCGGCGCTCTCCCCGGCCGCGAACGCGGACGGCTCGGCGGTGCGGGGCTGA
- a CDS encoding sensor histidine kinase produces MTGTVVGERWTRWRPWVIDVALVVGVTLCSVLLGRQVPPNGWRPMDLDGQLLTYAFNGVLVFRRRLPMTVLLVGQACWLGYIAEGFWPVVGTYPTMLAFYTVVVFRGGRMGLAAGAVMAADWIVAGLPPAADSFPTVLAQALATPTILGWFGRHDRQLRERNRQLADLARQLAAEQQARAEHAVTQERLRIARELHDVVAHHLSVMSVQAGLADYVFEADPPTARGALRTIAATSRETLEEMRSLLQVLRLPIGGTAEPPGAPLRPPPGLVRLGELLERVEVAGIQAELRITGEQRPLPPGIELCAYRVIQEALTNVLKHAGATRLLLAVHYGKDELTAQVTDCGGRPESAAGAAGTTGTTGPALPGGGHGLIGMRERVNLYGGELRAGPLATGGFEVRFSLPLSPRSPRSPSSPPSPNDPTPLPPTPLPPPPPPSPPPLTPPLAHPPPAHPPPEAPPPEDPPPIAAAHLPG; encoded by the coding sequence GTGACAGGCACGGTGGTCGGCGAGCGCTGGACACGCTGGCGGCCGTGGGTGATCGACGTCGCGCTGGTCGTCGGCGTCACCCTCTGCAGTGTGTTGCTCGGCCGCCAGGTGCCGCCGAACGGCTGGCGGCCGATGGACCTCGACGGGCAGCTGCTGACCTACGCGTTCAACGGCGTCCTGGTGTTCCGGCGCCGGCTGCCGATGACGGTGCTGCTGGTCGGCCAGGCGTGCTGGCTCGGCTACATCGCCGAGGGGTTCTGGCCGGTGGTCGGCACCTACCCGACCATGCTCGCCTTCTACACCGTGGTGGTGTTCCGCGGTGGCCGGATGGGCCTCGCCGCGGGCGCGGTCATGGCGGCCGACTGGATCGTGGCCGGGCTTCCTCCGGCCGCCGATTCCTTCCCCACCGTGCTCGCCCAGGCGCTGGCCACCCCCACGATCCTCGGGTGGTTCGGCCGCCACGACCGCCAGCTGCGCGAACGCAACCGCCAACTGGCCGATCTCGCCCGGCAGCTGGCGGCGGAGCAGCAAGCCAGGGCGGAACACGCGGTCACCCAGGAGCGGTTGCGGATCGCGCGCGAGCTGCACGACGTGGTCGCCCACCACCTCTCCGTGATGTCGGTGCAGGCGGGCCTCGCCGACTACGTCTTCGAGGCCGACCCGCCCACCGCCCGGGGCGCGCTGCGCACCATCGCGGCGACCAGCCGCGAGACGCTGGAGGAGATGCGCAGCCTGCTCCAGGTGCTGAGGCTGCCGATCGGCGGCACCGCCGAGCCGCCGGGTGCCCCGCTCCGTCCGCCGCCCGGCCTGGTCAGGCTCGGCGAACTGCTGGAGCGCGTCGAGGTGGCCGGGATCCAGGCCGAGTTGCGGATCACCGGCGAGCAGCGGCCGCTGCCCCCGGGGATCGAGCTGTGCGCGTACCGGGTCATCCAGGAAGCGCTGACCAACGTGCTCAAGCACGCGGGCGCCACCCGGCTGCTGCTGGCCGTGCACTACGGGAAGGACGAACTGACCGCCCAGGTCACCGACTGCGGCGGCCGACCGGAGTCCGCGGCCGGTGCTGCCGGCACCACCGGCACCACCGGTCCGGCGCTGCCCGGCGGTGGCCACGGGCTGATCGGGATGCGCGAGCGGGTCAACCTCTACGGCGGCGAGCTGCGGGCCGGGCCGCTGGCCACGGGCGGCTTCGAGGTGCGGTTCAGCCTGCCACTCAGCCCACGCAGCCCACGCAGCCCATCGAGCCCACCCAGCCCGAACGACCCGACCCCCCTCCCACCGACCCCCCTCCCACCGCCCCCGCCCCCATCGCCCCCACCGCTCACGCCCCCGCTCGCGCACCCACCGCCCGCGCACCCACCGCCCGAGGCCCCACCGCCCGAGGACCCGCCACCGATCGCTGCCGCCCACCTCCCGGGCTAA
- a CDS encoding FHA domain-containing protein: MGERQVAPTAPQLVLQTAGDSQLLSPSRSYRVGRDPVSEIPLADPRVSWHHAVLHADGTHWVLDDLHSTNGTYVAGHRIGHLDVSAGSVVRFGSPGDGPQVELAPVPAAPEPARRARPGPRPTALTAITGSYRPPTSVHPLSARTVHIGRALGNDLVIEDLEVSRHHAELRTPADGRYEIVDLGSHNGTYLNGQPVLRAEVGPGDLVGIGHSVFCLVDGELQEFADTGEVSLDVQDLRVRTGEGRTLLDGISFPVGEKCLLAVAGPSGAGKSTLLNALTGLRPADEGSVRYDGRDLYRDYAELRRRIGLVPQDDILHTQLTVRRALGYAAELRFPGDTAPAEREARIAEVLGELGLEQRADLVISSLSGGQRKRVSVALELLTKPSLLFLDEPTSGLDPGMDRSVMHMLRALADDGRTVIVVTHSVLSLDLCDRLLLLAPGGRTAYYGPPEETLPYLGYRQWPEAFEAFETEPDRDWAGQYRASTPYRRYLAQPAGPIQPAGPVQPAGPVRPISPAQPAGPGSRPAGPGDHAAVGYPAAAPPAERPMLKSPTPQRWHHQVGTLVRRYATALTADRTFLAIMIALPFVMGAMTRALAGGKLTQNSALNALLLLCVGGVLTGAANAVRELVKERAIYQRERAVGLSRSAYLCSKVVVLGTVTVVQAVVLTVVGLAGVKLRPAGGGVLMPPLIEIALSVAVLSFTAMMLGLLISALVRKEEVTMPLLVLLAIVQVVFCGALLRLNGVPGLDQLSWLVPSRWALAAMAATVDLPALVPGTLTADPLFRHSAGVWLLDMGMLLVLSLVFGLLVLRLLRRHEPAVMRR, translated from the coding sequence ATGGGAGAGCGACAGGTCGCGCCCACCGCGCCGCAGCTGGTCCTGCAGACCGCCGGCGACTCGCAGCTCCTCAGCCCGAGCCGCTCGTACCGTGTGGGCCGTGATCCGGTCAGCGAGATCCCGCTCGCCGATCCCCGGGTCTCCTGGCACCACGCCGTTCTGCACGCCGATGGCACCCACTGGGTCCTGGACGACCTGCACAGCACCAACGGCACCTACGTCGCGGGCCACCGGATCGGCCATCTCGACGTCAGCGCCGGCAGCGTGGTCCGGTTCGGCAGCCCGGGCGACGGCCCTCAGGTGGAGTTGGCCCCGGTGCCCGCCGCCCCCGAGCCCGCGCGGCGGGCCCGCCCGGGACCACGGCCGACCGCGCTGACCGCCATCACCGGCTCCTACCGTCCGCCCACCAGCGTGCACCCGCTGAGCGCCCGCACGGTGCACATCGGCCGCGCGCTCGGCAACGACCTGGTGATCGAGGACCTGGAGGTCTCCCGGCACCACGCCGAACTGCGCACGCCCGCCGACGGCCGGTACGAGATCGTCGACCTCGGCAGCCACAACGGCACCTACCTCAACGGCCAGCCGGTGCTGCGGGCCGAGGTCGGCCCCGGCGACCTGGTCGGCATCGGCCACTCCGTGTTCTGCCTGGTCGACGGCGAGTTGCAGGAGTTCGCCGACACCGGCGAGGTCAGCCTCGACGTGCAGGACCTGCGGGTCCGCACCGGTGAGGGCCGCACCCTGCTGGACGGCATCAGCTTCCCGGTCGGCGAGAAGTGCCTGCTCGCGGTCGCCGGACCGAGCGGCGCGGGCAAGTCCACGCTGCTCAACGCGCTCACCGGCCTGCGCCCCGCCGACGAGGGCAGCGTCCGCTACGACGGCCGCGACCTGTACCGCGACTACGCCGAACTGCGCCGCCGGATCGGGCTGGTGCCGCAGGACGACATCCTGCACACCCAGCTCACGGTGCGCCGAGCCCTCGGCTACGCGGCCGAACTACGGTTCCCCGGCGACACCGCACCCGCCGAGCGCGAGGCCCGGATCGCCGAGGTGCTCGGCGAACTCGGCCTGGAGCAGCGTGCGGACCTGGTCATCTCCAGCCTCTCCGGCGGCCAGCGCAAACGCGTCAGCGTCGCCCTCGAACTGCTCACCAAGCCCTCGCTGCTCTTCCTGGACGAGCCCACCTCGGGCCTTGACCCCGGCATGGACCGCTCGGTGATGCACATGCTGCGCGCGCTGGCCGACGACGGGCGCACCGTCATCGTGGTCACCCACAGCGTGCTCAGCCTGGACCTCTGCGACCGGCTGCTGCTGCTCGCCCCCGGCGGGCGCACCGCCTACTACGGTCCGCCGGAGGAGACCCTGCCCTACCTCGGCTACCGGCAGTGGCCCGAGGCCTTCGAGGCGTTCGAGACCGAGCCGGACCGCGACTGGGCCGGCCAGTACCGCGCCTCCACGCCTTACCGCCGCTACCTCGCCCAGCCGGCGGGCCCGATCCAACCGGCCGGCCCCGTCCAGCCGGCCGGCCCCGTCCGGCCCATCAGCCCCGCGCAGCCCGCCGGACCGGGCAGCCGGCCCGCCGGACCGGGTGACCACGCCGCCGTCGGGTACCCGGCCGCCGCACCCCCGGCCGAGCGGCCCATGCTCAAGTCGCCCACCCCGCAGCGCTGGCACCACCAGGTCGGCACCCTGGTCCGCCGCTACGCCACCGCGCTGACCGCCGACCGGACCTTCCTGGCGATCATGATCGCGCTGCCCTTCGTGATGGGTGCGATGACCCGCGCCCTGGCGGGCGGCAAGCTCACCCAGAACAGCGCGCTCAACGCCCTGCTGCTGCTCTGCGTCGGCGGGGTGCTCACCGGCGCGGCCAACGCGGTGCGCGAGCTGGTCAAGGAGCGGGCCATCTACCAGCGCGAACGCGCGGTCGGCCTGTCCCGCTCGGCCTACCTCTGCTCCAAGGTGGTGGTGCTCGGCACGGTGACGGTGGTGCAGGCGGTGGTGCTCACCGTGGTCGGCCTGGCCGGCGTCAAGCTGCGGCCGGCCGGCGGCGGGGTGCTGATGCCGCCGCTGATCGAGATCGCCCTCTCCGTCGCGGTGCTCTCCTTCACCGCGATGATGCTCGGCCTGCTCATCTCCGCCCTGGTCCGCAAGGAGGAGGTGACCATGCCGCTGCTGGTGCTGCTGGCCATCGTGCAGGTGGTCTTCTGCGGCGCCCTGCTGCGGTTGAACGGCGTGCCCGGGCTCGACCAGCTCTCCTGGCTGGTCCCCTCCCGCTGGGCGCTCGCCGCGATGGCCGCCACCGTCGACCTGCCCGCCCTGGTGCCGGGCACGCTGACCGCCGACCCGCTCTTCCGGCACAGCGCCGGGGTCTGGCTGCTGGACATGGGGATGCTGCTGGTCCTCAGCCTCGTCTTCGGCCTGCTGGTGCTGCGGTTGCTGCGCCGCCACGAGCCGGCGGTGATGCGGCGGTGA
- a CDS encoding serine/threonine-protein kinase: MSAMPSDLAGQEIAGYRLEHELGRGGMAVVYRALDLRLGRTVAIKVLAPELARNDVFRRRFEHESRIAASIDHPHIVPVFEAGEAQGVLFIAMRYVRGLDLRALLDREGPLPVPRAARLFAQVASALDAAHAHDLVHRDVKPGNILVAEGTDPEHPEHLYLTDFGLTKKSLSLTGFTTVGQFVGTVDYIAPEQIEGKPVDGRCDVYGLACVVQEALTGAPPFRRDDDLALVWAHLHDPPPPTGISTEVDAVLGRALAKQPQARYGSCMEFVTALRRAGEGGARPVRPVPRPPAWAAPVFLTPDEPDEPDA; the protein is encoded by the coding sequence ATGTCCGCGATGCCCTCGGACCTGGCCGGGCAGGAGATCGCCGGATACCGCCTGGAGCACGAGCTCGGGCGCGGCGGGATGGCCGTGGTCTACCGGGCGCTGGACCTGCGGCTCGGGCGTACTGTCGCGATCAAGGTGCTGGCTCCTGAACTGGCCCGCAACGACGTCTTCCGCCGCCGCTTCGAGCACGAGTCGCGGATCGCCGCCTCCATCGACCACCCGCACATCGTCCCGGTCTTCGAGGCCGGCGAGGCGCAGGGGGTGCTCTTCATCGCGATGCGCTACGTCCGGGGCCTGGACCTGCGCGCCCTGCTCGACCGCGAGGGGCCGCTCCCGGTGCCCAGAGCGGCCCGGCTCTTCGCCCAGGTGGCCTCCGCGCTGGACGCCGCGCACGCCCACGACCTGGTCCACCGCGATGTGAAGCCGGGCAACATCCTGGTCGCCGAGGGCACCGACCCCGAGCACCCCGAGCACCTCTACCTGACCGACTTCGGACTGACCAAGAAGTCGCTCTCGCTGACCGGTTTCACCACGGTCGGCCAGTTCGTCGGCACTGTCGACTACATCGCGCCCGAGCAGATCGAGGGCAAGCCGGTGGACGGGCGCTGCGACGTCTACGGCCTGGCCTGCGTGGTGCAGGAGGCGCTCACCGGGGCGCCGCCGTTCCGCCGGGACGACGACCTGGCGCTGGTCTGGGCCCACCTGCACGACCCGCCGCCCCCGACCGGGATCAGCACCGAGGTGGACGCGGTGCTGGGACGGGCGCTGGCCAAACAGCCGCAGGCGCGGTACGGCAGCTGCATGGAGTTCGTCACGGCCCTGCGGCGCGCGGGGGAGGGCGGGGCCAGGCCGGTCCGCCCGGTGCCGCGCCCGCCCGCGTGGGCGGCACCGGTCTTCCTGACGCCGGACGAGCCGGACGAGCCTGACGCCTGA
- a CDS encoding cation:proton antiporter yields the protein MIALVVSMATLFAWALVADRLAHWSITAPVAMTAAGVALTVGPHPVVRISLGTSQAERAVEIILAILLFVDATAVPAGAIHEQRGLLARLLVLALPLTLGAGLLVGGLLFPADHWWLAALFTSVTVPIDLAPAAELIRDARLPSWLRGVLTVESGLNDGIVAPVFLLCLAGAEAHGGVPEAADDPLGAAVNALLWAVVAGVLVGRPAGWLLRRAWRAGWTRPAAVRLGIVALPLMAYALAIVLDGNGFVAAFVAGLGFTPYSRALPARTLHLVEDTGTLLSLALWFVFGEVVTQAFTGDFDGRVVAYAFLSLTVVRIGPVLLSLLGSGLSRADRLLLAWLGPRGLASIVFGLLAFIALTPADPHAADLIGQVMTMTVLMSLVLHGLTYGPLAERYARARERAAGG from the coding sequence GTGATCGCGCTGGTCGTCAGCATGGCAACGCTCTTCGCCTGGGCCCTGGTGGCCGACCGGCTGGCGCACTGGAGCATCACGGCGCCGGTCGCGATGACGGCCGCGGGAGTGGCGCTGACCGTCGGCCCGCATCCGGTGGTCCGGATCAGTCTGGGCACCTCGCAGGCCGAGCGGGCCGTGGAGATCATCCTCGCGATCCTGCTCTTCGTCGACGCCACCGCGGTGCCGGCCGGTGCCATCCATGAGCAGCGCGGGCTGCTGGCCCGGCTGCTGGTCCTCGCCCTGCCGCTGACCCTGGGTGCCGGGCTGCTGGTGGGCGGCCTGCTCTTCCCGGCGGACCACTGGTGGCTGGCCGCGCTGTTCACCTCGGTGACGGTGCCGATCGACCTGGCCCCGGCCGCCGAGCTGATCCGCGACGCCCGTCTGCCGTCCTGGCTGCGCGGGGTGCTCACGGTGGAGAGCGGGCTGAACGACGGCATCGTCGCCCCGGTCTTCCTGCTCTGCCTGGCGGGTGCCGAGGCGCACGGCGGGGTCCCGGAGGCGGCCGACGATCCGCTGGGGGCGGCGGTCAACGCGCTGCTCTGGGCGGTGGTCGCCGGCGTCCTGGTCGGCCGCCCCGCCGGCTGGCTGCTGCGGCGGGCCTGGCGGGCGGGCTGGACCAGGCCCGCCGCCGTTCGGCTGGGTATCGTCGCGCTGCCCCTGATGGCCTACGCGCTGGCGATCGTGCTGGACGGCAACGGCTTCGTCGCGGCCTTCGTGGCCGGGCTCGGTTTCACGCCGTACTCCCGGGCGCTGCCGGCCAGGACGCTGCACCTGGTCGAGGACACCGGGACGCTGCTCTCGCTCGCGCTCTGGTTCGTCTTCGGGGAGGTCGTCACCCAGGCGTTCACCGGCGACTTCGACGGCCGGGTGGTGGCCTACGCGTTCCTGTCGCTGACCGTGGTGCGGATCGGCCCGGTGCTGCTCAGCCTGCTGGGCAGCGGCCTGAGCCGGGCCGACCGCCTGCTGCTGGCCTGGCTCGGGCCGCGCGGGCTGGCCTCCATCGTCTTCGGCCTGCTCGCCTTCATCGCGCTGACCCCGGCCGACCCGCACGCCGCCGACCTGATCGGCCAGGTGATGACGATGACCGTGCTGATGAGCCTGGTCCTGCACGGGTTGACCTACGGCCCGCTGGCCGAGCGCTACGCCAGGGCACGCGAGCGGGCGGCCGGCGGGTGA
- a CDS encoding SMP-30/gluconolactonase/LRE family protein, whose protein sequence is MSTPRVEAVDDRVSLLGEGPVWDVRTGTLRWVDIPAGLVHSTDGSSTALPPPVAAVLPTSAGWAVVRADRIEDLATGATLARIPLGAADRCNDAKTDPTGRIWVGTMVSGEPDGRGALFRLDEDLTVRQVIAGATISNGLGWSPDGSRMYWIDTPTRRIELLDPALAIGAAPASALGATIARRTFAEVSAPGRPDGLAVDAAGAVWVALFDGSALHRYTPDGRLATVLPLPVSHPTSCAFGGPDLRTLYITTASRPPGATGATAGRLHAVRVPVPGLPPTEARIPRSRAFPAAE, encoded by the coding sequence ATGAGCACGCCGCGAGTCGAAGCCGTGGACGACCGGGTGAGCCTGCTCGGCGAAGGGCCGGTCTGGGACGTGCGCACCGGCACCCTGCGCTGGGTGGACATCCCGGCCGGGCTGGTGCACAGCACGGACGGCTCCTCGACGGCGCTGCCGCCGCCGGTCGCGGCCGTGCTGCCCACCAGCGCCGGGTGGGCGGTGGTCCGGGCCGACCGGATCGAGGACCTGGCCACCGGGGCGACGCTCGCCCGGATCCCGCTCGGGGCGGCCGACCGCTGCAACGACGCCAAGACCGACCCGACCGGCCGGATCTGGGTGGGCACCATGGTGTCCGGCGAACCGGACGGGCGCGGCGCGCTGTTCCGGCTCGACGAGGATCTGACGGTCCGTCAAGTCATCGCGGGGGCCACCATCTCCAACGGCCTGGGCTGGAGCCCGGACGGCAGTCGGATGTACTGGATCGACACTCCCACCCGCCGGATCGAGCTGCTCGACCCTGCCCTGGCCATCGGCGCGGCCCCCGCGAGCGCTCTCGGCGCGACCATCGCCCGACGCACCTTCGCCGAGGTGAGTGCCCCCGGCCGGCCCGACGGTCTGGCGGTCGATGCCGCCGGCGCGGTCTGGGTCGCCCTGTTCGACGGCTCGGCCCTGCACCGCTACACCCCGGACGGCCGGTTGGCCACGGTGCTGCCGCTGCCGGTCTCGCACCCCACCAGCTGCGCCTTCGGCGGCCCGGACCTGCGCACCCTCTACATCACCACTGCCAGTCGTCCGCCGGGCGCCACCGGGGCGACGGCCGGGCGACTGCACGCAGTGCGCGTGCCGGTGCCGGGGCTGCCGCCCACCGAGGCGCGGATCCCGAGGTCGCGGGCATTCCCGGCCGCCGAGTGA
- a CDS encoding SDR family NAD(P)-dependent oxidoreductase has product MPSTHPPLAGGSAIVLGAAGGIGRACAERLAEGGAQVVAVDRHEAVRELPGCRAVVGDAADEAVLARAFAACERPPFAVVHALLAEHRAPLAEQTAEAWHQVFDTTVVSAWRAGAALLRAAAGRPASLVLIGSVHAHGAVPGMAPYAVAKAGLAALARAAAVEWGPAGLRCNVVEPGFVAVARNAHRWQEPAERERILAGYPLGRPAGPEEVAEVVAFLAGPGSGYVNGVCLPVDGGALAVLPEVSVR; this is encoded by the coding sequence GTGCCCAGTACTCACCCACCCCTCGCCGGCGGGTCCGCGATCGTGCTCGGAGCTGCCGGCGGGATCGGGCGGGCCTGTGCGGAGCGGCTGGCCGAGGGCGGGGCGCAGGTGGTCGCGGTCGACCGGCACGAGGCGGTGCGCGAGCTGCCCGGCTGCCGCGCGGTGGTCGGCGACGCCGCCGACGAGGCGGTGCTCGCGCGGGCCTTCGCCGCCTGCGAGCGGCCGCCGTTCGCCGTGGTGCACGCACTGCTGGCCGAGCACCGGGCGCCGCTGGCCGAGCAGACGGCCGAGGCCTGGCACCAGGTCTTCGACACCACCGTGGTCTCCGCCTGGCGGGCGGGGGCCGCGCTGCTGCGCGCGGCGGCCGGGCGGCCCGCTTCGCTGGTGCTGATCGGCTCGGTGCACGCGCACGGCGCCGTCCCGGGGATGGCGCCCTACGCGGTGGCCAAGGCCGGGCTGGCCGCGCTGGCCAGGGCTGCCGCTGTCGAGTGGGGGCCGGCGGGCCTGCGCTGCAACGTGGTGGAGCCGGGCTTCGTGGCCGTGGCGCGCAACGCGCACCGCTGGCAGGAGCCGGCGGAGCGCGAACGGATCCTGGCCGGCTACCCGTTGGGGCGGCCGGCGGGGCCGGAGGAGGTGGCCGAGGTGGTGGCGTTCCTGGCCGGGCCGGGTTCCGGCTATGTGAACGGCGTCTGCCTGCCGGTCGACGGCGGCGCGCTCGCGGTGCTCCCCGAGGTGAGCGTCCGATGA